The following proteins are encoded in a genomic region of Methanobrevibacter sp.:
- a CDS encoding coenzyme F420-0:L-glutamate ligase, which translates to MIFMTIELIGLTEIPLVKKDDNISDLIEDSLNKQDIDLVHGDILLIAETLISKAEGNFIDLNELVPSDEAIELAKKCGKDVQLVESILQASNEVVKVGPDFIITETKHGFVCANAGIDESNVDDDLATPMPDDPDKSAREIRESLEEKYSTEIAVIVTDTQGRAFRVGAIGTAIGCSGISPLWRRVGDTDLYGRELETTEIATADELAAAASLIMGQANEGIPVVLLRGFDSFDLLRDVDSDISKLLRPKKFDAFRN; encoded by the coding sequence TTGATTTTTATGACTATTGAATTAATTGGTCTTACTGAAATTCCTTTAGTTAAAAAGGATGATAATATTTCTGATTTAATTGAAGATTCTTTAAATAAACAGGATATTGATTTGGTGCATGGAGATATTCTATTAATAGCTGAAACTTTAATTTCTAAAGCTGAAGGTAATTTTATAGATTTGAATGAATTGGTTCCTTCAGATGAAGCGATTGAACTTGCTAAAAAATGTGGTAAGGATGTTCAACTTGTTGAAAGCATTCTTCAGGCTTCCAATGAGGTTGTCAAGGTCGGTCCTGATTTTATAATCACTGAAACAAAACATGGTTTTGTCTGTGCTAATGCAGGAATTGACGAGTCCAATGTTGATGATGATTTGGCTACTCCTATGCCGGACGATCCTGACAAATCAGCTCGTGAAATTAGAGAATCTCTGGAAGAAAAATATTCTACCGAAATTGCAGTTATCGTTACAGATACTCAGGGCAGGGCATTTAGGGTAGGTGCAATAGGCACTGCAATCGGTTGTAGTGGAATTTCTCCATTGTGGCGTAGAGTTGGAGATACTGATCTTTATGGTCGTGAACTTGAAACTACTGAAATAGCTACTGCCGATGAACTTGCGGCGGCTGCTTCTTTGATTATGGGTCAGGCTAATGAGGGTATTCCTGTTGTATTGTTGAGAGGTTTTGATAGTTTTGATTTACTTCGGGATGTTGATTCTGACATTTCCAAGCTATTGAGACCAAAGAAATTTGATGCATTTAGAAATTAG
- the cofD gene encoding 2-phospho-L-lactate transferase: MITVLSGGTGTPKLLQGIKELVDNDELNIIVNTLENEYFSGVYVSADIDTVLYTMADMINEEFWYGVRDDTFITHERLNEIGTPELLRIGDIDRATKIQKTLLLENHPLDEVVKIQARNMGIKANIMPMSNENSDIKIVTDIGELEFHDFLIKHQSEPEVLDVVFSEVAPAPGIIEVIKNSKAVIIGPSNPITSILPILSLDGVREALKETHVVAVSPIIGNDSVSGPASKFMKALGIPVSSVGVASLYKDFLNNFVIDDKDSDLKEEIENFIDEVTVTNTIMKNLDDKKKLSELILNNI; this comes from the coding sequence ATGATTACTGTTTTATCTGGAGGTACTGGAACTCCTAAACTATTGCAAGGTATTAAAGAACTCGTTGATAATGATGAATTGAATATTATTGTTAATACATTGGAAAACGAGTATTTTTCTGGCGTTTATGTTTCTGCCGATATTGATACTGTACTGTATACTATGGCCGATATGATTAATGAGGAATTTTGGTATGGTGTTAGGGATGACACTTTCATAACTCATGAACGACTTAATGAAATTGGCACTCCAGAGTTGCTTAGAATAGGGGATATTGATAGAGCCACTAAAATACAGAAGACTCTATTGTTGGAAAACCATCCTTTGGATGAAGTTGTTAAAATCCAAGCAAGGAATATGGGTATTAAAGCTAATATTATGCCAATGAGTAATGAAAATTCTGATATTAAGATAGTAACCGATATCGGCGAATTGGAATTTCATGATTTTTTAATCAAGCATCAAAGCGAACCTGAAGTTTTAGATGTGGTTTTCAGTGAAGTTGCACCTGCTCCTGGAATTATTGAAGTAATCAAGAATTCCAAGGCGGTTATTATAGGTCCTTCAAATCCTATAACCTCAATTTTGCCAATTTTATCTTTGGATGGTGTTAGGGAAGCTCTTAAAGAAACGCATGTTGTTGCAGTTTCTCCTATAATCGGCAACGATTCTGTTTCAGGACCTGCAAGTAAGTTTATGAAAGCTTTGGGCATTCCAGTATCATCTGTTGGTGTTGCGTCACTATATAAGGATTTTTTAAATAATTTTGTAATTGATGATAAGGACAGCGATTTAAAAGAAGAAATAGAAAATTTCATTGATGAAGTTACTGTTACAAATACAATAATGAAAAATTTAGATGATAAGAAAAAGCTTTCTGAATTAATTTTAAATAATATATAA
- a CDS encoding GTP cyclohydrolase III yields MIQMTLIQIDNYGPWTVTPRPRTESDLQILQAELYADIQRQVAARKGLVFYTRFDNLLAITNGLSVEDHLRIQRSIRNRYPITISMGIGAAETPHEAQKLATIALQEKGGAQSSDRKEILAVDSIIEDPEDSFVQVAHIDINSVTETLTDIESAFDTSFMVNKTQHYLMTKLVKKGALLFFIGGDNFMSPCNGLSEQDIEDILVEIDEEIGIGLKAGIGRSDNAEDSAYMADIGLEEIRDKNNEMWTCVIDKL; encoded by the coding sequence ATGATACAAATGACTTTAATTCAAATTGATAACTATGGTCCATGGACTGTTACTCCAAGACCAAGAACTGAATCTGATCTTCAGATTTTACAAGCAGAACTTTATGCAGACATTCAAAGACAGGTTGCTGCTAGAAAAGGATTAGTATTTTATACAAGATTTGATAATTTACTTGCAATTACCAATGGTCTTAGCGTAGAGGATCATTTGAGAATACAAAGGTCCATTAGGAATAGATATCCAATTACTATTAGTATGGGAATTGGAGCTGCAGAAACTCCTCATGAAGCTCAAAAATTGGCTACTATTGCACTTCAGGAAAAAGGAGGAGCTCAATCCAGTGATAGGAAAGAAATCTTGGCAGTGGACAGCATTATTGAAGATCCTGAAGATTCATTTGTTCAAGTAGCTCATATTGATATTAACAGTGTTACAGAAACATTGACAGATATTGAATCTGCATTTGACACTAGTTTCATGGTTAATAAAACACAACATTACTTAATGACCAAATTAGTTAAAAAAGGCGCTTTATTATTCTTCATTGGTGGAGATAATTTTATGTCACCATGTAATGGATTATCAGAACAAGATATTGAAGATATCTTGGTTGAAATCGATGAGGAAATTGGAATCGGCCTTAAAGCAGGTATTGGAAGATCCGACAATGCCGAAGATTCTGCTTATATGGCTGATATTGGTCTTGAAGAAATCCGTGACAAAAACAATGAAATGTGGACTTGTGTTATCGATAAATTATAG
- a CDS encoding MJ0144 family RNA dihydrouridine synthase-like protein: MAGITDAAFLNKVIPFGFDVATLGGFNLDEPTIEASGKILERGRKEFHFPKNLIFTHIANEASSIKDKNDDVKVSVNVRSTTPNPIIRLDEIEDLDIIEINCHCRQPEFLEIGCGQNMLQRNDLGEFISEVVDNVSKEVSVKIRANVVDDLAVCRIIQDSGADYLHVDAMKPGVFDADYELLTRLCSNLDIPVIGNNSIDSEEKIIKMLNTGISGFSIARAVISGKLDFNISDF; this comes from the coding sequence ATGGCAGGGATTACTGATGCTGCTTTTCTAAATAAGGTAATTCCTTTTGGTTTTGATGTAGCTACTTTAGGAGGTTTCAATTTGGATGAGCCTACAATTGAAGCTTCTGGAAAAATCCTTGAAAGGGGAAGAAAGGAATTTCATTTCCCTAAAAATCTAATTTTTACTCATATTGCTAATGAGGCATCATCGATTAAGGATAAGAATGATGATGTTAAGGTTTCAGTTAATGTGCGTTCTACAACTCCCAATCCCATTATCAGATTAGATGAAATTGAAGATCTTGATATTATTGAGATAAATTGCCATTGCAGGCAACCTGAATTTCTGGAAATTGGCTGTGGTCAGAACATGCTTCAAAGAAATGATTTGGGGGAATTCATTTCAGAAGTTGTTGACAATGTTTCTAAGGAGGTTTCTGTTAAGATTCGGGCCAATGTTGTTGATGATTTGGCTGTCTGCAGAATTATCCAGGATTCCGGGGCGGATTATTTGCATGTGGATGCTATGAAGCCAGGTGTTTTTGATGCTGATTATGAACTTTTAACAAGATTATGTTCCAATTTGGATATTCCGGTCATTGGCAATAATTCAATTGATAGTGAAGAAAAAATAATTAAAATGTTAAATACAGGTATTTCTGGTTTTTCTATTGCAAGAGCGGTTATTTCAGGTAAACTGGACTTTAACATATCTGATTTTTAA
- the atwA gene encoding methyl coenzyme M reductase system, component A2 — protein MEFITLKNITKNFGGVDVLKNINLEIEEGQTLGILGRSGSGKSVLINMLRGTLDYKPDEGQVILNLAVCPECLAVESPSHVGEKCACGGTYESQVVDFYNCDRKLFASIKRRIAIMLQRNFALYDEETVIENVMRAMGDEGEYEEKLYRALELLEMVQMNHRITHIARDLSGGEKQRVVLARQLAKAPMLFLADEPTGTLDPQTAKKLHNTLIEGVKDEGITMLITSHWPEVMVELADKVIWLDEGKMIEEGPADEVVENFMKTVPVTEKAENPEIGEVEIKIDDVKKHYFSIERGVVKAVDGIDLEIHKGEIFGIVGLSGAGKTTLSRMLIGLTEPSSGEIVIKLGDEWIDMTKVGPLNRGRIMPYLGLLHQEYSLYPHRTIIGNLTDAISLDLPAEFAKIKAIHVLTAVGFTNDAAAALLDKYPDELSVGEKHRVALAQVLIKEPKIIILDEPTGTMDPVTRVIVSDSILRAREELDQTFIIISHDMEFVLDVCDRAAIMRGGKVLNISSPEEIVEILTADEKEGMFGNN, from the coding sequence ATGGAATTCATAACTCTTAAAAATATTACAAAGAATTTTGGTGGAGTTGATGTTCTTAAAAATATTAATCTAGAAATCGAGGAAGGCCAAACATTAGGTATTTTGGGCCGTAGTGGTAGTGGAAAATCAGTTTTAATTAACATGCTTAGAGGTACATTGGACTATAAGCCTGATGAAGGTCAAGTAATTCTCAATCTTGCAGTATGTCCAGAATGTTTAGCAGTAGAATCCCCATCTCATGTTGGTGAAAAATGTGCTTGTGGCGGAACTTATGAGTCTCAAGTAGTGGACTTCTACAATTGTGATAGAAAACTATTCGCAAGCATAAAAAGAAGAATAGCTATCATGTTACAACGTAACTTTGCATTGTACGATGAGGAAACCGTAATCGAAAATGTAATGAGGGCTATGGGTGACGAAGGGGAATATGAAGAGAAACTCTACAGGGCTTTAGAACTTTTAGAAATGGTTCAAATGAATCATAGGATTACCCACATTGCTCGTGATTTAAGTGGAGGAGAAAAACAAAGGGTAGTTCTTGCAAGGCAATTGGCAAAAGCACCAATGTTGTTCCTAGCAGACGAACCTACAGGAACTTTGGATCCTCAAACTGCAAAAAAATTACACAATACATTAATCGAAGGGGTTAAAGATGAAGGAATTACAATGTTAATCACTTCTCATTGGCCTGAAGTTATGGTGGAGCTTGCAGATAAGGTAATTTGGTTAGATGAAGGTAAAATGATAGAGGAAGGTCCTGCTGATGAGGTAGTGGAAAACTTCATGAAAACAGTGCCTGTAACCGAAAAGGCTGAAAACCCTGAAATTGGTGAAGTTGAAATCAAAATCGATGACGTTAAAAAACATTACTTCTCAATTGAAAGAGGGGTTGTAAAAGCAGTAGATGGAATCGATTTGGAAATCCACAAGGGCGAAATCTTCGGTATAGTAGGTTTAAGTGGTGCTGGTAAAACCACTTTAAGTAGGATGCTTATAGGCCTTACAGAACCAAGTAGCGGCGAAATCGTAATTAAACTTGGTGACGAATGGATTGACATGACAAAAGTAGGTCCACTTAACAGAGGCCGTATCATGCCTTATTTAGGTTTATTACATCAAGAATATTCTTTATATCCTCACAGAACAATCATTGGAAATTTAACTGATGCTATTAGTCTTGATTTGCCTGCAGAATTTGCAAAGATTAAAGCTATTCATGTATTGACTGCTGTTGGATTTACTAATGATGCAGCTGCAGCATTGCTTGACAAATATCCTGACGAATTAAGTGTAGGGGAAAAACACAGGGTTGCTTTAGCACAAGTATTAATTAAAGAACCTAAAATCATTATTTTAGATGAACCGACAGGTACTATGGATCCAGTTACCAGAGTTATAGTATCAGATTCTATTTTAAGAGCACGTGAAGAATTAGATCAAACCTTTATTATTATTTCTCACGATATGGAATTCGTTCTTGATGTTTGTGATAGGGCAGCTATTATGAGAGGCGGAAAAGTATTGAACATTAGCAGTCCTGAAGAAATCGTTGAAATTTTAACTGCTGATGAAAAAGAAGGAATGTTCGGAAACAATTAA
- the eif1A gene encoding translation initiation factor eIF-1A translates to MSKPDNNQQEYRRVRTPKKGEIPGVVEQIMGHGKLKVRCADGNIRMTRIPGKMKKRIWIREGDVILVKPWDFQSDEKADVIWRYTKTESNWLERKGYLKM, encoded by the coding sequence TTGTCAAAACCAGATAATAATCAACAAGAATATAGAAGAGTAAGAACTCCAAAAAAGGGTGAGATTCCTGGAGTTGTTGAACAAATCATGGGACATGGAAAACTTAAGGTTAGATGTGCTGACGGAAATATAAGAATGACTAGAATCCCTGGAAAAATGAAAAAACGTATTTGGATTCGTGAAGGTGATGTAATCCTTGTAAAACCATGGGATTTCCAATCTGATGAAAAGGCAGATGTAATTTGGAGATACACAAAAACAGAATCTAACTGGCTTGAAAGAAAAGGTTACTTAAAAATGTAA
- a CDS encoding serine protein kinase RIO: MDPKIAKADKKIQDMNERKRKKDSSDRKVGSEIFDKSTLETLYKLANQGYIDVLNGAISTGKEANVLKGIEKNDNIVAVKIYRIATSDFKKMNYYIDGDPRFNVKTKNKRQIIYNWVSKELKNLTRLYNAGVNVPKPITHSNNVLIMEFIGDDEGNPSNTVKNQPPKDPESFFNQLLVELKLFVNDAKLVHGDLSNFNILNHNEKPVIIDVSQSVVLDNPIAKELFERDVNTLVNEYKRLGVETSFDEVYEYVNPHFS; encoded by the coding sequence ATGGATCCTAAAATAGCTAAAGCAGATAAAAAAATTCAGGACATGAATGAGCGCAAAAGAAAAAAGGACAGCTCAGACAGGAAAGTAGGCAGCGAAATATTTGACAAGTCTACTTTGGAAACTCTTTATAAGCTAGCTAATCAGGGATATATTGATGTTCTTAATGGAGCAATTAGTACTGGAAAGGAAGCTAATGTTCTAAAAGGCATAGAAAAAAACGATAATATTGTGGCTGTTAAGATTTACAGAATAGCTACTTCTGATTTTAAAAAGATGAACTATTATATTGATGGGGATCCAAGATTCAATGTTAAGACAAAAAATAAACGTCAAATAATTTATAATTGGGTTAGTAAGGAGCTTAAGAACCTTACCAGACTGTATAATGCTGGTGTCAACGTTCCAAAACCAATTACTCATTCCAATAATGTTCTCATAATGGAGTTCATTGGTGATGATGAGGGCAATCCTTCAAACACAGTTAAAAATCAACCACCAAAAGATCCTGAAAGCTTCTTTAACCAACTGCTTGTCGAATTAAAACTTTTTGTAAATGATGCCAAATTGGTTCATGGTGATTTGTCTAATTTCAACATTCTCAATCACAACGAAAAACCTGTAATCATCGATGTTTCACAGTCTGTGGTTTTAGACAATCCTATTGCAAAGGAGCTATTCGAAAGGGATGTCAATACTCTTGTAAATGAATATAAGAGACTTGGTGTTGAAACAAGCTTCGATGAAGTTTATGAATATGTAAATCCTCATTTTTCATAG
- a CDS encoding adenosylcobinamide amidohydrolase → MNKFKLTRKFNDGDKIYSTDNTILIKFRNKRNGIITSLVNGGYSEDFQAVFNHQLSQKNIDENESGEVDINVYLNRLTKNLADEFNLNEENISGLITSAKMKNAGIAVERFRKLEVVAISTAGTNVNAVAAGDPAGYYEENGEFDLEIGTINTIILINARLNESCLLQAEMTATEAKTVALRELIVPSRYSSKVATGTGTDGIAIFSEPNSENHLSNAGKHSKLGELIAKSVIKSIKESLVKQIWLTPTYQSNALIRLSRYDVDINEFYNDIPDKEEFLIELRKANRDSELVGYVSLILHVLDQYQNGLVTEKTAEKIIDSIFKNQISKPEWSSMKKLVNHIVKVYLNKK, encoded by the coding sequence ATGAATAAATTTAAACTAACAAGAAAATTCAACGATGGAGACAAAATTTATTCAACCGACAATACCATTTTAATTAAATTTAGAAATAAAAGAAATGGAATTATAACCTCTCTGGTAAACGGAGGCTATAGTGAAGATTTCCAGGCTGTTTTTAACCATCAGCTTTCCCAAAAAAATATTGATGAAAATGAAAGTGGGGAAGTTGACATCAATGTTTACCTCAACAGATTAACTAAAAATCTGGCCGATGAGTTTAATTTAAATGAGGAAAACATAAGCGGACTAATAACATCGGCTAAAATGAAAAATGCCGGAATTGCTGTTGAAAGATTTAGAAAACTGGAAGTCGTTGCCATTTCAACCGCCGGAACCAATGTAAATGCAGTTGCAGCAGGAGATCCGGCAGGCTATTACGAGGAAAATGGAGAATTTGACTTGGAAATTGGTACGATAAATACCATAATACTCATAAATGCAAGATTAAATGAATCCTGCCTATTGCAGGCAGAGATGACCGCAACAGAAGCAAAAACTGTAGCTTTAAGGGAACTGATTGTCCCAAGCAGATATTCGTCAAAGGTTGCAACAGGGACTGGAACTGACGGAATAGCTATCTTTTCAGAACCAAATTCGGAAAATCATTTATCAAATGCAGGCAAACATTCAAAACTCGGAGAGCTAATTGCCAAATCAGTGATAAAATCGATTAAGGAATCATTGGTGAAACAGATTTGGCTAACCCCCACATACCAATCCAATGCACTTATCAGATTATCCAGATACGATGTTGACATAAATGAGTTCTATAATGACATTCCCGACAAGGAAGAGTTCTTAATTGAATTGAGAAAAGCCAATAGAGATTCAGAGCTTGTTGGATACGTTTCCCTGATTCTGCATGTTCTAGACCAATACCAAAATGGATTGGTTACTGAAAAAACCGCTGAGAAAATTATTGATTCCATTTTTAAAAATCAGATAAGCAAACCAGAATGGTCATCCATGAAAAAATTAGTGAATCATATTGTAAAAGTTTATTTGAATAAAAAGTAG
- a CDS encoding ECF transporter S component has translation MDTIMMTTLILSAAIILGFVYVAFKMYEKSKPSVESIVLIAILVAIATIGRLAFIAVPGVQACSFIVIMVGIVYGRNEGFLVGALAALVSDLFTGLGYWSLFQMIGWGLMGYTAGLITTKLDNTIARAAFGFAWGFLYGWITDISGIFYIVPTATSVIALFAASAFFDLLHAIANAVLLVIFYKWFKKIFLRAKTKFLQTN, from the coding sequence ATGGATACAATTATGATGACAACCCTAATCTTGTCCGCAGCGATAATATTAGGATTCGTATATGTTGCATTTAAGATGTATGAAAAATCAAAGCCAAGCGTTGAATCAATTGTCTTAATAGCTATTCTGGTAGCTATTGCCACAATAGGTCGTCTGGCATTCATTGCAGTTCCTGGAGTTCAGGCCTGTTCGTTCATTGTGATAATGGTAGGTATTGTCTATGGCCGTAACGAAGGATTCCTTGTAGGGGCTCTCGCAGCACTGGTTAGTGATCTTTTCACAGGACTCGGATATTGGTCCCTATTCCAAATGATTGGATGGGGATTGATGGGTTATACTGCAGGACTAATAACTACAAAATTGGACAATACAATTGCAAGAGCAGCATTCGGGTTTGCATGGGGATTCCTATATGGATGGATAACTGACATTTCAGGAATATTCTACATAGTGCCAACTGCAACTTCAGTTATCGCATTATTCGCAGCCAGCGCATTCTTCGATTTATTGCATGCGATTGCTAACGCTGTATTATTGGTAATATTCTACAAATGGTTTAAGAAAATATTCCTACGTGCAAAAACCAAGTTTTTGCAAACCAATTAA
- a CDS encoding ABC transporter ATP-binding protein, with protein MAQIEIKDFDFSYIDEEGKAKKCLKNINLEVEEGDFILLCGPSGCGKTTLLSNLKKELIPNGEKSGTIKYDGTEISNLDELTSACDIGYLFQNPDSQLVMDTVIQEIAFPLENIGLPTDEIRNRVSEIVTFFGINDILHKNVNELSGGQKQLVNLCSLLTLRPKVLLLDEPTSQLDPIATHDFISILNRLNEEFSISIILSEHKADHVFSSINRLVFMKDGTIEYSGNPYEIAKESFSDETFIHYLPSVSRLYNLLSKKYPILNEIEVPLTIREGRKCLNLIHDQLMKMKDNGINLENDYGNMDVDKEKPYVIKADGLYFAYEKHNLVLKNINLEIYENDYISIIGGNGSGKSTLLELMAGLLDPIKGKIKYKKGLKIGFVYQNPMIHFSKDTVKEELISSINIPDEYREQLMELDDYDLITDNELNEITYDNSSLNFEKLINLFGIGNLLSRNPYDCSGGEQQKIVIMKTMLQDTDILILDEPTKALDPISSLKLAKIFEEIRKDGMTIVMTSHDLPFVANNCERCLMLFDKDIQIDTFPKAIFRENNFYTTFINRMVKNYCPKCVTIPDVRKKWDL; from the coding sequence ATGGCACAGATAGAAATTAAAGATTTTGATTTTTCTTATATCGATGAAGAGGGCAAAGCGAAAAAATGCCTAAAAAATATTAATTTAGAAGTTGAGGAAGGTGACTTTATCCTGTTATGCGGACCTTCAGGATGCGGAAAAACCACATTATTAAGCAACTTAAAAAAGGAATTGATTCCAAACGGTGAAAAAAGTGGAACAATAAAATATGATGGAACTGAAATTTCCAATCTTGATGAATTGACTTCCGCATGCGATATCGGCTATCTGTTCCAAAATCCTGACAGCCAGCTTGTAATGGACACGGTAATTCAGGAAATAGCATTTCCACTTGAGAATATTGGACTTCCAACTGACGAAATACGCAATAGAGTCAGTGAAATCGTTACTTTCTTTGGAATTAATGACATTTTGCATAAAAATGTCAATGAACTTTCCGGAGGGCAGAAGCAACTTGTAAACCTCTGTTCCCTTTTAACATTAAGACCTAAAGTGTTGTTGTTAGATGAACCCACTTCACAGCTGGATCCAATAGCCACCCATGATTTCATATCAATTTTAAATCGTTTAAACGAGGAGTTTTCCATTTCAATTATTTTAAGCGAGCATAAGGCAGACCATGTCTTTTCATCCATCAACAGACTTGTTTTTATGAAGGATGGAACCATTGAATATTCCGGAAATCCATATGAAATAGCTAAAGAAAGCTTCAGTGACGAAACATTTATTCACTACCTTCCATCAGTAAGCAGATTATATAACCTATTATCTAAAAAATACCCTATTTTAAATGAAATCGAGGTTCCATTAACCATCCGTGAAGGTAGGAAATGTCTCAATTTAATACATGACCAATTAATGAAAATGAAGGATAATGGAATAAATTTGGAAAATGATTATGGGAATATGGATGTAGATAAAGAAAAACCATATGTTATAAAAGCAGATGGCCTGTACTTCGCATACGAAAAACACAACCTTGTTCTTAAAAACATAAATCTGGAAATTTATGAAAACGATTACATCAGCATAATCGGAGGAAACGGCTCTGGAAAGTCAACATTATTAGAATTGATGGCCGGACTATTAGACCCAATCAAGGGAAAAATAAAATATAAAAAAGGCCTTAAAATCGGTTTCGTTTATCAAAACCCAATGATTCACTTTTCAAAGGATACCGTAAAAGAAGAGCTAATATCTTCAATCAATATTCCAGACGAATATAGGGAACAACTCATGGAACTTGACGATTATGACTTAATTACAGACAATGAATTGAATGAGATTACCTATGACAATTCCAGTTTAAACTTTGAAAAGCTAATAAATTTATTTGGAATAGGGAATCTGCTAAGTCGCAACCCCTATGATTGTAGTGGTGGGGAACAGCAGAAAATAGTCATAATGAAAACAATGCTTCAGGATACTGACATCCTAATTTTGGATGAACCTACGAAAGCATTGGACCCGATTTCAAGTTTAAAGTTGGCAAAAATCTTCGAAGAGATTAGAAAAGATGGAATGACAATAGTAATGACAAGTCATGATTTGCCATTTGTTGCAAATAACTGTGAACGCTGTTTGATGCTATTTGACAAAGACATTCAAATAGATACATTCCCAAAAGCGATATTTAGAGAAAATAACTTTTACACAACATTCATCAACAGAATGGTGAAAAATTACTGCCCAAAATGCGTTACAATACCTGATGTTCGCAAAAAATGGGACTTATAA
- a CDS encoding energy-coupling factor transporter transmembrane component T has protein sequence MELTEIHPGILIAYYVLLAVFSFVFTNPYYMITFILMILLLIYLQGGKKDILNQIKIFIPIGIFIVVLNFLFNYTGDNRIYIWGSYFITIEAVSYGFIMAGSFFLILLTLNSYNQMVSYQEMLYILSKKFPIISMILVMALRFIPLLEKRTVEVSNLMKLEEKDKTGENSKFDKLKERIKKVGNIMGVTVAWSLEEAMLTAKSMKARGYLSSKRTSYLKYTMNKADYCFILLMAITLTVLIYGLIYGNGYISIYPKMNFSWNDFPLNIYYFAFIVFLLPLIYLELEEVWIWHR, from the coding sequence ATGGAATTGACGGAAATACATCCTGGAATTTTAATAGCATATTATGTATTATTAGCCGTGTTTTCGTTTGTTTTTACAAATCCTTATTATATGATAACGTTTATTTTAATGATATTATTACTAATCTATCTCCAAGGTGGGAAAAAAGACATATTAAATCAGATAAAAATATTCATTCCCATCGGAATTTTTATAGTGGTCCTGAATTTTTTATTCAATTACACTGGAGACAATAGAATTTATATTTGGGGAAGCTATTTTATTACAATTGAAGCAGTTTCATACGGATTCATAATGGCTGGATCATTTTTCCTTATATTGCTAACACTGAATTCCTACAACCAGATGGTTTCATACCAGGAAATGCTCTATATTTTATCTAAAAAATTTCCAATAATCTCAATGATTTTAGTGATGGCATTAAGATTCATCCCGCTTCTTGAAAAAAGAACAGTAGAAGTCAGCAATTTAATGAAATTAGAAGAAAAAGACAAAACAGGAGAAAATTCCAAATTCGACAAATTAAAAGAAAGAATAAAAAAAGTTGGAAACATTATGGGAGTGACTGTAGCCTGGTCTCTAGAAGAGGCAATGCTTACAGCAAAATCCATGAAAGCCAGAGGCTATCTAAGTTCAAAAAGAACCAGTTACCTGAAATATACAATGAACAAAGCAGATTATTGTTTTATTTTGTTAATGGCCATAACATTAACTGTCCTGATTTATGGACTAATTTATGGAAACGGATATATTTCAATCTATCCAAAAATGAACTTTTCATGGAATGATTTTCCACTAAATATCTACTATTTTGCATTCATAGTATTTTTATTACCTTTAATTTATTTAGAGCTTGAGGAGGTGTGGATATGGCACAGATAG